One genomic window of candidate division WOR-3 bacterium includes the following:
- a CDS encoding T9SS type A sorting domain-containing protein has translation MIVTMVCAFVIALSPAGFQSNTPPNWGGGGPDSFGYRYLDSDTVCPGAPTYNWINIKGLGTRVTGLGDDNVVGPFEIGFEFPYYWYKVSKVYIGSNGYIAFHDNALNAHPFPPIPNPRRTNNTLAAMMCDLDPSDSPNGSVWVWTSPNNDTFIVEYDSIRFWSTGGNNSFQIILSLPDSSITFQYKEQQGQPYNGWLPDGNQCGIENVSGRIGLNYLSGNIPPGNMYHPELAVKFIPPESTTLQVHDMAVRNAMNDRNGGMFAINREPITFWGVIQNTGNQTENEFKAYARVRTPVGAVLFIDSTMVRALHPNETDSVVFTRTWTPTNTGTYVIEVITKLPGDAVPVNDTAKVELGVVTLPATLSYDRGTRTHMWSWNGPGGYGARFVPPVYPCSIINARMYMSSTSPVECAMAIYDDNGPGGSPGDPLYAATVTVSAEQWYTITPPSPIVIEEGAFFVGGTSAVPSAPSFGHDSVAPISNQSWEYTGVWATSRHDQDVMANARVSGPVGVFELQPEPVKMPAKLEVAPNPATNTVRLTLNRAIDGEAEIFDATGKLVQTVILKDGAGVFDSRKLAGGIYFARVKENGSGVAKVIISK, from the coding sequence ATCTTGACTCAGACACTGTCTGCCCGGGTGCACCCACCTACAATTGGATTAACATCAAGGGCTTGGGCACAAGGGTGACCGGCTTAGGTGACGACAATGTTGTCGGACCGTTTGAGATAGGGTTTGAATTCCCGTATTACTGGTACAAGGTAAGCAAGGTCTATATTGGCTCAAACGGCTACATCGCATTCCATGATAATGCCCTGAATGCCCATCCGTTTCCGCCGATTCCCAATCCCCGGCGCACCAACAACACCCTTGCGGCGATGATGTGCGACCTTGACCCTTCGGATTCGCCCAATGGCTCGGTCTGGGTCTGGACAAGTCCAAACAACGACACCTTTATTGTTGAGTATGACTCAATCAGGTTCTGGTCCACCGGCGGCAACAACTCCTTCCAGATTATCCTCTCTTTGCCTGACTCCTCCATTACCTTCCAGTACAAGGAGCAACAAGGTCAGCCCTATAACGGCTGGCTCCCGGATGGGAATCAGTGTGGGATTGAGAATGTCTCGGGCAGGATTGGTCTGAACTACCTCTCCGGCAACATTCCCCCTGGGAATATGTACCATCCGGAACTGGCGGTAAAGTTTATTCCACCTGAGTCAACAACCCTGCAGGTGCATGATATGGCGGTGCGCAATGCGATGAACGACCGCAACGGCGGGATGTTTGCGATTAACCGCGAACCCATCACCTTCTGGGGTGTTATCCAGAACACCGGTAACCAGACCGAAAATGAGTTCAAGGCTTATGCGCGGGTGCGCACACCGGTAGGTGCGGTCCTGTTCATCGATTCAACAATGGTCCGGGCGCTCCATCCGAACGAGACCGACTCGGTGGTGTTTACCAGGACCTGGACACCAACAAATACCGGCACATATGTGATTGAGGTGATTACAAAACTGCCCGGTGATGCGGTGCCAGTCAATGATACGGCAAAGGTGGAACTGGGGGTTGTGACCCTACCAGCGACCCTATCCTATGACCGTGGCACCAGAACCCATATGTGGTCTTGGAATGGACCTGGTGGTTATGGAGCAAGGTTTGTGCCACCGGTTTATCCCTGCTCAATCATCAATGCACGGATGTATATGAGTTCCACAAGCCCGGTGGAGTGTGCGATGGCGATTTATGATGACAATGGACCTGGAGGCTCTCCTGGTGACCCGCTTTATGCTGCGACGGTGACGGTGAGTGCTGAGCAGTGGTACACAATAACCCCACCCAGCCCAATTGTGATAGAAGAAGGTGCATTCTTTGTTGGTGGAACCTCAGCGGTTCCCAGTGCACCTTCGTTCGGGCACGATTCGGTGGCACCGATATCCAATCAGAGCTGGGAATATACCGGTGTCTGGGCAACCTCACGGCATGACCAGGATGTGATGGCGAATGCAAGGGTCTCAGGTCCGGTGGGTGTTTTTGAACTACAGCCCGAACCGGTGAAGATGCCGGCAAAACTTGAGGTTGCACCCAATCCTGCAACCAATACGGTCAGGCTGACGCTTAACCGCGCAATTGACGGCGAGGCTGAGATTTTTGATGCCACCGGCAAACTGGTGCAAACAGTAATTTTGAAAGACGGCGCAGGTGTATTTGACAGCCGCAAACTGGCAGGGGGTATCTACTTCGCGCGGGTGAAAGAGAACGGTTCCGGTGTGGCAAAGGTGATAATTTCAAAATAG